GTGCTTCTCAAGAGGATAAGTCCTCTTGCTGATCTAGACCTTCTTGATTGCGAGAGTTCCGAGCCTCCCACTGGAACTTTTTGATGCGTTCCCGGGCTTCCTCCTTCTGCTGAATCGTTGGGTATACCTTCTTCCTTTTGAAGGTCGCAATAACATCCTTGTCAGAATACTTCTTCAGCATCTTCGAgtcagcttcaagggccttgCGCTCGGCCTTTGAAACGTAAGATTTATAGTCAAGCTTGAGAGTGTCGTCAACCACCAGACGAACCCGCGACATGATCTTGACAGCCGCCGAACCAGCGACAGAATCCGAAAGTGTGTTCTGGAGGGCACTCCAGCGAGTCCTCAACTCGGGCTTGCCGTTCTCCATTGCCTCGTGCAGCTGGAGGATATATGGCCGTAAAGCGGCGATAGCAGCTAGTCGCAGCTTGGCTTGTAGTTTCCTGCCCATCTCATGCAGTCTAGGGGGTTTGGAGGTTTTAGAGTCTTCTGTGTCGAGTCCTCTGAGGTGCAGAAGGACGGACGGGTTGGttgaaagaatttgaatcaTTTCCAGATAGCCGTCTAGGACGCGAATGTCTGGTAAAATCAATGCTTTGTCCATCAAAGCGATCAATTCGTTTGCGTGCTGGAGAACTGAGTGGTTGCGGCGATCCCGGCGGCAGACACTGAGAGCGACATGGAATGCTGTTCCGGTTGCTTGACCGGAGGGAACCATCTGCTCACGCATGGTTTTGACGCTGATTTTGCTGGAGCGAGAGATGCGGAGGAGGCGGAAATATTGGATGTAGGTAAAGGTGTCGGGGTCAATGCGGTAATCGTGGTCTTCCAAAGTCATATGTTTCCAGTAAGCCTGTCCACCCTCGGATCCTTGGGTCATGGTGAAACAAGCATTCAGGATAAGAGTCAGTTCCTTGCTGTTGGGTTCGAGGAATGATAGCTCCTCCGCCTGAGGAACGACAGGTTTGAAGAGTTCTGCAAagtcttcctcttcctcctcttccacttcttcctcttccacttcttccaaTTCATCTCTCAGGTCTTGCTCAAGTTCCACGACCGGTTCCAAACTTTGGATTGGTCGATTATTTTCGTCTACAAACGGAACGTCTTCCATCTTTGATTGCCGTGTAGCCTCTGAGACTTCAAGTGCTTGACTTTGCTCGGGGGTGATCCTGCGGCGGGTCGTCTTCTCGTTCTCGGTGGGTCGCTTTTGCAGTATGGGGACCCCCATGGTTTGCTTGTACAATTCCATGACATTGTAACAGTCTATGTCACTGCCGCCTTCCAGAAGCAAGCTGGCCATGCCGTTTACAAGTTCGTTGTCAATTTTCAAGGTCTGGTTCTTCCACCGCCAGATGACATCGGCCCAAATCCTCTTGCCCTCGGTGATAACCTGTGCCTTGCGTTCGAGAATCTTTTCAATCTCATCAGGAGACATCTTCTCTATGTCTCTGCGCGCTGCGAATTGGACGGCATTCAGAATGATGGTGTAGGTGGTAGCATCCGGGGCACCAGGCCCCTCTTCAGGTAATTCACCAGCAATTTTCCACAGTCGATCCATATCCCAATGACGATGGCAGACTGTGAGCATAGCGTTGGTATGTATGATATCGAGCTTGACTCCAGAATTCGGTGAACCTATTGAGCGGTAGACAGAGGCGGCAGTTTTGGCGACACCCAATGACCTCGGGGCTGAGCTGAAGCCCTTCAGCATGATCGTGTATGTTCTAGGAGTTGGTCTCCTGCCACGCTTTTTCATCTGCGAGAGACAGTCTGTCAGCATACAAGTTTAAACATCAAGCTCGGGCAACTCCCCGAATGGAAGCACCACAGAACGACAAAACTCACATCATTATAGAACTTAAACGCAGCCTGTGGGTGATTTTGATCCATACAATATTGCAGAAGATGATTCCAGGCAACATCACATCTCAACCCCTGCTTTGTTCCAGCACGAACCAAGGCCGCCGCTAGGGCAGGATTTCCACTGTGCAAAATGCGCGCGACCCGATCCGCCATTTTCCGAGGGTCGTTCAACCATTTCAACTCCTCGTTGATAATCTTGGGTGTGAGTTTGGGCATTTCTCGAATCGGGCCACGATAGCTGTCGTTCTCGGGGGCCTCGCCATCAGCAGAATCCGCCTCAACATCAGCCTCCAAATCACGTTCTTTTGATGCTTGGTCCCCAGGGAGACCGTTCTCCTGCACCTCGCTTTCACCATCCTCATAATCATAGGGATCTTTCTCCAAGTCCTCGGTTTCAGCAGCCTCGGGATCCAAGGCATCACTATCAGCAGTTTCACGCTCACTGTTGTACCGCCCAGTAAACGAACCAGACGCAATGGCCATCAAAATGTCATGATCATCCCTAGATCTGACATCCTGAACCTCCCGCCGATTCCTCTGCCGATTTTTAAAATGTTTGTCGCCAACATGTCCAATGCGGCGAGCATCGCTGTCTCTGTCGAAAGACCGGCTGTGGGAGGAGGAGTAGGAAGAAGTATATCGGCGGTGATCACTTGATACAATCCATGTCTGTGGTAGTCGTTGGGAAGCAATGTTAGCACGGTATTGCTGTGCGGTAAGAAGTCGGCTGCGCAAAGCTCTGTTCACGAGCGACCCCGGAAACCGGAATGTCATGACCGGATTACTGTGATCTCCAGAAGTTAAGCTTGTGTCCTGCACAATACTAGAAAGGATAGACAGATTAAACACGGACAGAGTGGCAAAATGGAAATACAAGAGGAACAGATTGTTACTTCCTCATTGCATGTTGGAGATGCACCGCAAAACATTTCGCAGATTGTCCGGACGCTAGTTCATATCAGGCCTAGGTCTGATGCCTGCATATTCAGGCATCTTTACTTTATTGCCTGAGGCATTTAAAACCCATTGATACCTCAGGTTCTTGAGCATGCAACTAGACTGCAAGTGGTTTAGTTCCCATTCCTTCAACCCATGTTCCCTGCGGGCCTGACGGGAACGCTAGAGCGCATTTCCAAGAGTCTTCTGTGCGTTTTAAGTACTTTACTAGTGTATTAGCTTCCTTAGGGGTTCTGGATCTGCGTTACAGCCGTGGATTTAGTCCATGCACCGATCCGTGGCTGAAGATGGACTTTCCTACTTTAAATCAACCTATATCAAAGTGGACGCCAAGCTTCATATAAACACTACATCACATCACTTGCCTCAGTGATTTTCTATAATTAGATCCTCAATGTCTAGCCGAAGCCACAGGATCCAGAGCCTTCACAATACCAGGTATTCCTATCATTCAATTCCAAGTATACACAACTCAACCCATAATCTAAAAGTCAACGACTCTGCATAGCTATGTTGTGTGTAGTAGCCAAATTTCACTTGCTATCACTACACCCATGTAGATCAGTCACTACATTCTGCCTAGCCAGCGTCCACCCCGACCCAACCGAACCATACTTTGTACCACATGCCCAGGCGACGTAGAGTAGCACAAG
Above is a genomic segment from Penicillium digitatum chromosome 3, complete sequence containing:
- a CDS encoding Pentatricopeptide repeat protein, whose product is MTFRFPGSLVNRALRSRLLTAQQYRANIASQRLPQTWIVSSDHRRYTSSYSSSHSRSFDRDSDARRIGHVGDKHFKNRQRNRREVQDVRSRDDHDILMAIASGSFTGRYNSERETADSDALDPEAAETEDLEKDPYDYEDGESEVQENGLPGDQASKERDLEADVEADSADGEAPENDSYRGPIREMPKLTPKIINEELKWLNDPRKMADRVARILHSGNPALAAALVRAGTKQGLRCDVAWNHLLQYCMDQNHPQAAFKFYNDMKKRGRRPTPRTYTIMLKGFSSAPRSLGVAKTAASVYRSIGSPNSGVKLDIIHTNAMLTVCHRHWDMDRLWKIAGELPEEGPGAPDATTYTIILNAVQFAARRDIEKMSPDEIEKILERKAQVITEGKRIWADVIWRWKNQTLKIDNELVNGMASLLLEGGSDIDCYNVMELYKQTMGVPILQKRPTENEKTTRRRITPEQSQALEVSEATRQSKMEDVPFVDENNRPIQSLEPVVELEQDLRDELEEVEEEEVEEEEEEDFAELFKPVVPQAEELSFLEPNSKELTLILNACFTMTQGSEGGQAYWKHMTLEDHDYRIDPDTFTYIQYFRLLRISRSSKISVKTMREQMVPSGQATGTAFHVALSVCRRDRRNHSVLQHANELIALMDKALILPDIRVLDGYLEMIQILSTNPSVLLHLRGLDTEDSKTSKPPRLHEMGRKLQAKLRLAAIAALRPYILQLHEAMENGKPELRTRWSALQNTLSDSVAGSAAVKIMSRVRLVVDDTLKLDYKSYVSKAERKALEADSKMLKKYSDKDVIATFKRKKVYPTIQQKEEARERIKKFQWEARNSRNQEGLDQQEDLSS